A window of Panthera tigris isolate Pti1 chromosome A3, P.tigris_Pti1_mat1.1, whole genome shotgun sequence genomic DNA:
gggggcggggggggcggcgCGTCCGGCCCGGTGGCCGCTGTCCCCCTGCCCTGTGCCGGGGCCGAGCGGCGTCTACGTTCGGCGCCGCTTGGCGGCGCTGGGGCTGGAGGGGTTGCTGTTTGCCGTCAGGACTTTGTCGGTGACGCGGCTGCGCTTCCGCTTGTCCACCCCCTCCTTGGAGCCCAAGTCCGAGGGGTTCTTGTCTTTGCTGGCCTTTTCCGTTGCTTTGCCCAAGCTTCCTGAAGACGAAAAAACTGGGAGACAAAATCATTTGGCTAAAAACAGAATATCCAGAATTTTACTTCCTCTTCCCGCTCAGTCATAAAAAGCTGCATCTACACACACGACGCTCCGAGCTGGGCTGCCGTGTGGCCCGCGGGCGGCTGGGTCCTCCTGAGGACCCGCCGTCCCTGCCGCGTGGAGCGTGTCCCCTGCACCCGCACCCCCTGCACCACGCACTTTACGTCCAGCGGCCCGGGTGCCAGTGCCCCGGGCCGCCGCGGGGCTCGCTCGCAGTGTGGGCCGTGCACCAGGCCAGGTTTGCCCAGCAGCTCGCGCCCAGGCGGGTGGAACCAGACAGCGCAGCTCCGGCCCCGGGCGGACTCAACGCGCGGGCTGGGGGTGCGGAGCCGCCCGGCTTGCTCCTGGGGCCCAGGGCGGGGTCGGGGGGCGCTGCCCACTCACCATCGTCCGCCCCGTTGTGGGGGTCCAcatcttccttcatttcctccttcATCTCTTCTTCAATGACCACTTTTCCTGTGGGGCGACAGCTGACGTTTACCAAAACGGTGGGAGACGCGGCCCTGCCCAGCGCTGCGGACGGCTCAGGCCGGGGACGGCTGTGTGTGTGCTTCTCAGCTGCCGCCAGGCCGCTTTTAAAGAGAGCCCATTGTTCTTGAACAAGTTCCCGCCAGTCCCCAAGACTCCCCAGACCTCCCAGTCCACCTGGGCCAAGAAGCACCCCGCCGGCAGCCCTCACTCCTCCCCGAGGCTCGTGCCCTTCACCCGACGCCACCGCCCTCGGCCCACGTCCTCCTTAATTCCCGAACCTGACCCGCCTGAGTCTCACCTTCTCGGACTTCGTGAATGATTTCTTCCGGAAGGACGAAGTTCCTCTCGGGATTTGGGAATGGAAGAATCTCAGATTCGTGCTGACGGCAAGTAGGgcgattttttaaagaaacaaagaaaaaaatgtgatttcagTAAGTCACCAAAAACGTGTAAGAGCCAACTTAGGAGCACCTGAGGAGCAAGCACACGGGGGGGGGCCGGTCCCCGAGAGCCGAGGGGGAGGGCACCAGCGGGGTGAGGACACTTCCTTCTTTCTGCCGGCAGTCTACCGGGAGCTGGGCTTCTCCGACAGGCCGCAGAAGGCAAGGCTATGGCTCTAGCCACCAGGAGTCCAGCCACCAGGAGTCGTCACCTGACCTGAGGCTGGGGCAGCCCCACTTCCCAGCATGCCGTCCCTGCCCCCAGGGCAAAAGCAGGCTACGGCTGTCCTGCTGACCtgtcccgccccctccccacgaGGTGACAGTGACAGTGGAGCCCGCAGACACGGAGGTGCCGGACAGGAAAGCTACTGCCTCGGACACCAGGTGAGGACTACACAGTGGTGCCAGGGACACTGCTTATCAGAGTCCCACTTGCCCTACACGTCACACAGGCCCCATGTGCCAGAAGGGACGAGACCCTGGAGGCACGGGACCACCAGAGGAAAGGAAGGTGAGCTGGCTGAAGGGGTCTAGACAGGGAGGGGCTCAGCGGGAAGGGCCTCCTCTCCGCAGCTCGCAGGCTGTGGTAAAGCTCGGTGCTCAGCCCGCAGACGTGCTTGCGTCTCCTGGAGCTTTGGAAACCCTGTGGCCCTTGGGGCTGCTGGTATCTCCGTGGTGGGGGCCACAGATGCACACTGCCAGGGTCCCGGGTGACTCTGGCATCAGCTCCAGAGGGGCACTGGGGTCCGGAGCGACAGCCTCGAGGTCGTGCCTGGTCCCGCACAAGTAATAGGCCAGACTGAAGTTCCGGCAGAGAGGGGGGACCGGCTGCTTGCCCTGGACTACAGCCTCTGAGAGGCGCCCTGCAGCTCCCAAGTGCAGCGAGGGCCTGGTGCCAGCTGTGTCTGTGTCCCTGGCTGCACTGGGCCAGGGACCCCGCCACCCTCATGTCTGTGTCTTGCTTGGGGCCCCCACTGGCCTAGAGTCACGGCATGGAAGTCTGGGGACCAGGTGACCCCACAAggtgacaggtgtggggtgaggcCCCTTCAGGATGACAGCTTGTCCGTGATGAGCTGGTCCCAGCAACAGGGACTTCACTTTCCAGGGTGCTTTCTACAGGCCGGGCATTCAGTCCCCAGAGCACGGCTGTCACCGCTATCTCCTTCCAAGAGTAAGACAAGGAGCTGCGAACCACCTGCCCAAACCCACAGGAAGCAAAGTTGGCACCACGTTCGGGCAAGGAAGGCCTCAGCTGGGTGGGCTGGCGTGGCCCTAAGTCAGCCAGGGGGGCAGAGACTCACCCCTGCCCCGGCACAAGTGCCTACCCCTTTGCTTGCCTGGAGCTCCcactgccccccagccccaggggtcCACACCTCCTCTGAGCTCCTCGACCCCCCATCTCCTGCTGCCACAGAGCCCTGACGCCTGCTGTTCCTCTGCGGGGAATGTCCACTGTCTCCTCTGGCCATCCTGGCTTCCCAGTTGACCTGCCTGCCTTTCGATGAAACTGGCCGGGGGTTCTGTGGCGACAGGGCCCCGGCCTGCCTGGTGCCCACAGAGGCCACCATATTCACCTGAATGTGACTTAGATCCAGTCACCTTCCTGCCTGGCGCGCCGTGGGGCCTCCCGTGTGACTGCCGGGGCCTCACGCCTCCTCCACGGGCCTCAGCTCCGCACTTGTCTCCCCGGGGAGACTTTTGCTAAGCACCCCACATAAGGAAGGCTCCTCGAGGGCAACCAGCTACCCCCACTGCGTTTGTGAGCTGCTTGAGGTGCCTCGTTTGGTtactggtgccccccccccccccggggagggCCACAGGCCACAGGGCTCCCTGAGGAGCAGCTCggtctggggctggggggccctggcctgaggagcagggagggtgggaTCCAGCTCACCAGTGCCTGCATGTCATACATGGTGCTCAGGTGGTCCCAGATGACCTTGGATGGGACCTGCCGACCAATGTTCTGGCTGAACTTGTCCCGGATACAGATCATGTGGAAGTGCCGATTGACACCTGTGGGAAGAGGGAGTCACCTgtgaggaggggggaggcgggaggcagTGAGGGAGCTGGAAGCAGGGGTCAGCAGGGGAGAAGTAaagatgggggcaggagggcggGTGTAGGAGGTGCAAAAGGAGGGTATTGGGGGGCAcggtggaggagggagagtgggtgCAGGAGGGGCACAGCAGGGGCCAGGGGGAGGGTGTAGGGGGAGCATCAGGGGCCAGAGGGAAGGTGCAGGGGGGCAgcaggggccagagggagggtgcaggggcgcagcaggggccagaggcagggtgCAGGGGGAGCATCAGGGGCCAGGGGCAGGGTAGAGGGGCGCAgcaggggccagagggagggTCCAGGACGGGCAGAAGGggccagagggagggcagaggggtgcAGGAAGGGCCATAGGGAGGGTACGGGAAGGCGGAGGGGcgcaggggaggcaggggtgcaggAGGGGGTAGCGTCAGcggaggtggggtgggtgggcgCAGGGGTCGGAGGAGGCGCAGGTGGGTGGGCGGACGTgggaggccccgccccgcgccccggccGTTgcccggcccgccccgcccccacgcgGGTCCGCGGCCTCGGCGGCGCTCCGCTCACCGACGGGCTTGTGGCCCAGCATGGCGTGGAAGAGGCACACCTCCACCTCGGGGCTCCACACCACCGTCTCCTCGGCCGGGCTGGTGGCCGCCTCCCCCGGCCCCTTGTCGCCcggcgcgccgccgccgcccaccTCAGCCTCCCCCATGGCCCGGCCGCCCAGCGACGAGCCCCCGGCGGGAGCGGGCGCGGCCACGGCCTCGGCGCAGGCGCACTtgcggggcgggcgggcgcgcgcgcgcggcgGGCTCGCGCTCGGGTTCGCGCGCGGCGCCGGCGCAGGCGCAGCGGAGGGTTGGGCCCCGCGGCTCCCCCTGGCGGCCCGGCCCCGCGGCGCAGCGCGGTCGGCGCGGGCGGGCTGCGGAAGCGCGGGGGAGAGGTTGCGGCGCCTGCGGCGCGGCTCCGGGTGAGGCTCCTCTGAGCTGTGCGCTCTTCGAGGCGGGGCTGCCAGCAGCACGTCCCCGTCTGAGGAGCTTAGGAAGAAGAACGGGCCACTGACAGCGCCTGCCGGCGGGGGCTCCCTGCGACCGCCGCTGCCCCGGCCAGACCTGGCCTTGACCGCGGGCTTCGGTGGGggccaccccccccaccgccggcCACGGAGGGGGCAGGGCCAAGGCGGGGCAGCCGACATCACCCAATCAGGGCCGCCGACTCCGCCCCGTCCCGCGGAccgcgccccgcccctccccaggccccgcccaccgCGCTGTCAAGGCGCCGGACCCGCTGCGGCCTGCGCTCCTCCCCTCCCGCCGGGTTGTGGACTCTCGCTCCCGCTGCCGGGACCCCTTCCGGGCAAGGCGCCAAGcgtctctaggcctcagtttccccctccgTGCAATGGAAGCAACAACGGCGCATTCCTCAGGGGTCCTGATGAAGACTGGGGGCCCTTCCCGCTGTCTGCTCTGGTGCCCCAGACCTGAGCCTGACGCGGACGCACGCCCAGGCTTCACAGTTAACTGCTGGTGTCACACTGCTGAGCGCTGCCCCTTGGCCGGCGCAGGCTCCGGTCAGCCACACCCACGGGGACAGCCCGGAGGAGTCCAGGCTCAGTTGCCCGGGGCCTGAGTCCTGCCTGTGAAGGGGGCTGCTGATGATACCGGTCCCCTCAGTGGCACATGGGAGCTGTGGCCCTCTTGTCCGGGGGTCGGGAGAGGCCCCTGGGGTGGCAACCTTGGACATGGGGGACAGGCAAAGGGACGGAAGGAGAGGCATGTGTGGCCCTGGGCTGGAAACAGAGCGGGCCTGGCCTGGCAGGCTAGGGTGGGTCATGGGTGGTGGCTTCTGGAGGTCAGTTCCTCCTCACTCAGTCCTTGACCAGGGACCGTGGCGAGGTGTCTCACCCTGACCCCCAGATGAGAGGATCCCACTTGTTCCTTCATGTTCATACCCCTCAGCAGGTGTTCTGCTGTGCTCCCTGCCTACTTGTCATTGCAAACCATTGGTGACAGCGTCGGTCTTCCCTGCCAGATTATCAGTCAGACCCAGGGGACCAGGGCtgacctggcacagagcaggtggacaGTGACCGTTTGTGGACCCAATGACCAACTGACCAACTCACTTTCTTGATCACTAGGGCTAAATGATACCCCCCTACTGCCCACTGCCACTTGTGATGTCCACATCTTAAAAAGATGCATTTGGCCTCCCAAGCCTCTTAGTCCCAGCAATGGGGGGGGGCTTGGACCCCCAGATGGGAAACATCTAGGCCCTGGAAAGGGATTTCTCCATGAGCCATCTGGTTTATACATGAGCCATCTGGTTTATACATCAGTCTTCTATGAGTTTGGCTACTGTGAGTTATTCCCAAGACCAGGTCTGGGTTCTGCCCAAGTGGAGTTTCTTGCCCGGGAACCGATGtcctctctggaaagcagtgaCCATCACTTATAAAAGGGTACCTATCTTTCACTCCTAAGGGGACACCTGGCTCTTAGTTGTGAGAGCTGGGTTCAGAGGAAGGAGTGTTTGGAAGGCTTTGGTCAAACATCCCCTTGTGTGTCCACCTTCCCTTGGGCGCACTGTCCTCCCCTCCGACTGAGTCTCTGGGACAGAAATAGAATTCCACCCCAGCATGGCTGGCACTGGCCCCCCTCTGGTGCTCTCACACTGGAGCTCACACCCGAGACAGTGGAGGGATACGCTCATGAAGGAAGCGCAGCCCCCACTCGCTCATATGTACCTGCTCTACCATGGGCCTCCTCGCGCCTCGTCCTGACCTCTGGACATCAAGGACAGCAACATCATCCCTGTTCCTGGGCTGAGGGACCTCCGAGGTGTGAGGTGCCCAAGGGACCCAGTGGCTGCCAGCCAGGGCGGCTGAGACTTCTCCTTCAGGGTCAGCTGTGGCTTGCAGCCCACACATCACACCTCTAGAGGGCGTCTCCCACCCATTGTTTGGACTCAGACCGGGGCTCCCGTCTCAGAACCCTGCAGGCAGGAACCACACGGACGCACTTCGTCTTCCCTTGGCAGCTGGCCCAGAGGGCCAGTCACGGCCTTTTGAAAAGAAAGTCTAATTCTTCCGATGGGCATCATCGCCGTGATGACCCCAAGGACGTTTATCCTGCCCACGGCGCATGGCTCTGTGGTCAGCTCCGTGGATCCTCACAGATCCTGTCCTGGTACCATTACCGCCCCCATCATGTCACCTGCAGGGCTAAGTCTGgtccaggggaggaggggagccgtGGGGTGCCAGGCTCAGCTGCCAGTCACTCCTGATTGGTCAGGGGGGTGTTGCCTTCTCTGTCGGGTTGCCAGATTTGACATataaaactaggggcacctgggtggctcagtcggttgagtgtctgcctcttggtttcggctcaggtcatgatctcatggtttgtgatcgagccccacatcggggctgCGCTGACagtcaggagcctgcttaggattctctctcccccctctctctgcccctctcccactctccctctctgtctctcaaaataaataaataaacttaaaaaaagaagattctctctgccccacccccctacTCGCACGTgctttctccctaaaataaaaaaataaaggatgatgctcagttacatttgaatttcagataaataatgagTAATTTTGCAGTGAAGGTATGTGTCAAATATTGTGTGGGATGTACCTACATTCAaagttactttttgtttatttaaagcaCAAATTTAACTGGATGTTCTGTATTGTATCTGATGATCATGCTCCTTTTGCCTGAATTACTTTCTggtctgcagatttttttttttttttagtgtttgtttatttttaaggaggaGAGAGTGTgttcaggggagggacagagagagagggagacacagaatccgaagtaggctccaggctctgagctgtcagcacagagcccgatacggggctcgaacccacaaaccacgagatcatgacctgagccgaagtcggatgtttaaccgactgagccacccaggcgcccctggtcagcAGCTTGATTGGTCTTGAAATATGGGGACTGCTGGGGCCATAGTGTTCTGTCCGTCTCTCCCTGGAGTGAGCCTTGTGAATTCGAGACAGGGAGGTCCTGTCACCGCTGGGAGCTCATTAGGATTTGTAGGCGGAGTGAGCCACTTGGGCTGTGATGGCCAAGGGCAGACCCCAGGCCCTGGCTTCCCAGGCGCTGATTTTGTGGGTGCAGAGGGCCCCCAGGTAAGAGCACACGACAATCGATTTCACCACCTCTGCCTTGAGGGATAGGCCCCTTGTGCGTGTGTGCACTTCATGTCCCTGCGCTCGGGGCTGGGCCATAAAGAGGCGGGGTCAGCTCTGGCGGCCTGGCCTTGTCAGGGCGCGGCCCCTCCCAGCAGCTCCTGTCACACGGGGGCTTGTCAGAACGGCAGATTCCGAAGGGTGGGCCCACGCACACGTCCATGACACCCAGCTAGCTCTGCCGAgtcagccgggggtggggggcagccctCCAGGGTGTTCACGTGAGGACCACAGAGGGGTTCCGCCCAGCAACCTCTCTCCAAGTTCTCAAGTGGTCTTGACGAGGGGTGGGGTCAGGCTGAGCTGCTCTCTATTGTGTTTTCTTGTTCTGATTTCCTGGGGGAGAGGAGCCTCAAGTTTACTGCCTGTCAGGGGACAAGAGGCCTTCCCAGCCCTTGGGCATCAGAGCCAGGCCCTGAGCATGGCTGTGACAACCGATGGCTTCACCTGTGACTGCAGGGACCAAGCAGTCAGGAAGTACCCTGGCTATCATCATCCCCCTTGTGGGCgcggaaactgaggcacaggagcgCCGGGTAAGTGATCTGCTATAGCAGCTGGGAAGCTGGCTTTGACCCTGTGTCCTCACCTTCCCCGAGAGCGGGGGTCCCGGGGGAGGACActcatttctttctcccccttcggGGACTGACcagtctgcccctcctcctcttcccacgGCCCTGAGGGAGACTGAGGACCAGTTTGCAGGAACCTCCCCCCGCCCAGGATGGGAGTCACCActgagggcagtggggagtgTGGGCAGGGGCGCAGGGAAGGGGGCCCTACCGCAGGCAGGACGTTCTGGGTTTATTCTCAGCTTCTTGGCTAGACGTGGCCCAGCCCCAAGGGGACAAGGAGCAGACCCTTGGCTCCCGAGGCTGGTAGCAGACTCCCACCCCCGAGAAGGCTCTGGGCCGACCCAGCAcggcccctgccccctgcagcccCAACCCCCATACTTTTCAAGACGGAGGACCGTGCCGTGGCAGTCGCCGAGTGCCACGAAGGCTGCGCCTGGGCTGCTGGTCGTGGCAGCCCTCGAGCCAGTTTCAAGGGGACCAATGAGGggctgagtttattttta
This region includes:
- the LOC102958752 gene encoding MRG/MORF4L-binding protein — translated: MGEAEVGGGGAPGDKGPGEAATSPAEETVVWSPEVEVCLFHAMLGHKPVGVNRHFHMICIRDKFSQNIGRQVPSKVIWDHLSTMYDMQALHESEILPFPNPERNFVLPEEIIHEVREGKVVIEEEMKEEMKEDVDPHNGADDVFSSSGSLGKATEKASKDKNPSDLGSKEGVDKRKRSRVTDKVLTANSNPSSPSAAKRRRT